A stretch of the Planctomycetota bacterium genome encodes the following:
- a CDS encoding polysaccharide pyruvyl transferase family protein: MRVPFPPNPAASLLKRAIAFCDISGGDSFTDLYGPWRYLSINQPKNFALKHRIPLILLPQTYGPFQDSALRDDASRLCRGAARAWARDARSFEILKDLLGDAFDPEKHKLGVDVAFLLPKAEPPEEALPDALLAAVTNGLPLIGVNISGLIYNDPAAARDRYGFKADYRELAVALVRWLLEQDDGDVVLVPHVLAPRGLAESDPAANDAVVRELAAMAGGRLHVLPPTLDASQTKWVISRCSWFCGTRMHATIAALSSGVSTATTSYSDKARGVFEGCGMGEAVIDPRRLDTHASLEAIQSVYLRRQELGQELARGLPPVLRTAEWQMDEIAECIRGLAAACEASSAAGRG, from the coding sequence ATGCGTGTGCCATTCCCGCCCAATCCTGCCGCCTCGCTGCTGAAGCGGGCCATCGCCTTCTGCGACATCTCGGGCGGGGACAGCTTCACCGACCTCTATGGCCCCTGGCGCTATCTGTCGATCAACCAGCCCAAGAACTTCGCGCTGAAGCACCGCATACCCCTGATTCTGTTGCCGCAGACGTACGGTCCATTCCAGGACTCCGCGTTGCGCGACGACGCAAGCCGGCTCTGCCGAGGCGCCGCCCGGGCCTGGGCCCGCGACGCGCGATCGTTCGAAATCCTGAAGGACCTGCTGGGCGACGCCTTCGACCCCGAAAAGCACAAGCTGGGCGTAGACGTCGCCTTCCTGCTGCCCAAGGCGGAACCACCCGAAGAGGCTCTTCCCGACGCGCTCCTCGCCGCCGTGACCAATGGCCTGCCCCTGATCGGCGTCAACATCAGCGGGTTGATCTACAACGACCCCGCCGCCGCTCGGGACCGCTACGGCTTCAAGGCCGACTATCGCGAGCTGGCCGTGGCCCTCGTGCGATGGCTTCTTGAGCAGGACGACGGCGACGTGGTGCTGGTCCCCCACGTCCTGGCCCCGCGGGGACTGGCCGAGAGCGACCCGGCGGCCAACGACGCCGTCGTCCGGGAACTGGCCGCAATGGCCGGGGGCCGGCTGCACGTGCTGCCCCCGACGCTGGACGCCAGCCAGACCAAGTGGGTGATATCCCGATGCTCATGGTTCTGTGGCACCCGAATGCACGCCACCATCGCGGCGCTCTCAAGCGGCGTCTCCACCGCGACGACAAGCTATAGCGATAAGGCCCGGGGCGTGTTCGAGGGGTGTGGCATGGGCGAGGCGGTGATCGACCCGCGACGACTGGACACCCATGCCTCGCTCGAAGCGATCCAGTCGGTGTATCTGCGCCGCCAGGAGCTGGGGCAAGAGCTGGCCCGGGGCCTCCCCCCCGTGCTGCGCACGGCCGAGTGGCAGATGGACGAGATCGCCGAGTGCATCCGTGGGCTGGCCGCCGCGTGCGAGGCATCGAGCGCGGCGGGCCGCGGCTGA
- a CDS encoding glycosyltransferase — MVAPRLGERSQVWIDRQIRGFEAFRPAILTWPTPNSDAPQEHPVPIECLPFPKEPNDGRGRWLWRTRNAGSGNFFGTRGGERRQICRFLRNHDVEVMLAHFGHIALRVLPAARDLGIPVVAHFHGLDITSSLNNRWYRWSLKNKICDFAEVVCVGSHQRDRLIRMGAPEDRIHLIPCGVPVADFPFVDRVARGDCVTLLFVGRLVPWKGVQVVLRALSALDDDLPAWEFRIVGTGPQQGELQELAGALGLSDRVRFLGSLDSSEVNRQMAGTDIFVHHSLTSPDGWVEGFGVSVAEAASTGLPVVASRSGGICDQVREGETGILTEENDVQATARAISTLMRDGDLRLRMGAAGATRMRDVFDTQGQVRKLESVLLRAASSNSDTGHR, encoded by the coding sequence GTGGTCGCTCCCAGGCTCGGCGAACGCTCCCAGGTCTGGATCGACCGGCAGATTCGAGGCTTTGAGGCATTCCGCCCGGCCATCCTGACCTGGCCGACCCCCAATTCAGACGCTCCGCAAGAGCATCCCGTGCCGATTGAATGCCTCCCGTTTCCGAAGGAACCGAACGACGGCCGGGGTCGGTGGCTGTGGCGAACCCGAAACGCCGGCTCGGGCAACTTCTTCGGTACGAGGGGCGGGGAACGACGCCAGATCTGCAGGTTCTTGAGGAACCACGACGTCGAGGTCATGCTGGCACACTTCGGCCATATTGCGTTGCGGGTCCTGCCTGCCGCACGCGACCTTGGCATTCCCGTCGTAGCCCACTTTCACGGATTGGACATCACCTCGAGTCTCAACAACCGTTGGTACAGGTGGAGCCTGAAGAACAAGATCTGCGATTTCGCCGAGGTCGTCTGCGTCGGTTCTCACCAGCGGGATCGACTGATCCGAATGGGTGCTCCTGAAGACAGGATTCACCTGATTCCCTGCGGCGTACCGGTGGCGGACTTTCCCTTTGTCGATCGCGTTGCCCGGGGCGACTGCGTCACGCTTCTATTTGTCGGGCGCCTCGTGCCGTGGAAGGGCGTGCAGGTCGTGCTCCGTGCGCTCTCTGCACTCGATGACGACCTGCCGGCCTGGGAGTTCCGGATCGTCGGCACTGGACCCCAGCAAGGCGAACTCCAAGAACTCGCCGGGGCGTTGGGTCTCTCGGATCGAGTACGCTTCCTCGGCTCTCTCGATTCGAGCGAAGTCAATCGACAGATGGCCGGCACGGACATCTTCGTGCATCATTCGTTGACATCTCCGGACGGGTGGGTTGAGGGCTTCGGCGTGTCGGTTGCAGAAGCCGCCTCGACGGGCCTTCCCGTTGTCGCGTCCCGGAGCGGCGGCATATGCGACCAAGTTCGCGAGGGCGAGACGGGCATCCTGACCGAGGAGAACGACGTGCAGGCCACGGCGAGGGCGATCTCGACGCTGATGAGGGATGGGGACCTGCGGCTGCGCATGGGCGCGGCTGGGGCGACGCGAATGCGGGACGTGTTCGATACGCAGGGCCAAGTCCGGAAGCTGGAGTCGGTCCTTCTTCGCGCAGCCTCAAGCAACTCCGATACAGGGCACCGGTGA
- a CDS encoding glycosyltransferase family A protein — translation MIDILMITYNRAPYTRLSLSRLLETCDESVRVWIWQNGSDPETLEVVSGFRDHPRVFRFRHSEENRKLRDPTNWLLSESDGEFVSKVDDDCLVPVNWLEVLRKAHEDEPRLGAIGCWRFMPEDFRPELAQKKIREFRGTHKILVHPWVEGSGFLLKRDCVRRIGLLREKESGITGYLTRVALAGWTNGWYYPFLWQEHMDDPRAPHTLIRTDDDLQKFLPLSARNFGATTVQAWDARLRRSAEELQRLPSSPRYYAPWRAALRRRVRRVLPSSNRTK, via the coding sequence ATGATCGACATCCTGATGATCACCTACAACCGAGCCCCGTACACGCGGCTGTCGCTCTCGCGTCTCCTCGAGACCTGCGATGAGTCGGTCCGCGTCTGGATCTGGCAGAACGGCAGCGATCCCGAGACGCTCGAGGTTGTCTCGGGGTTCCGCGACCACCCGCGTGTCTTTCGCTTCCGCCATAGCGAGGAGAACCGCAAGCTTCGTGACCCCACCAACTGGCTCCTCTCGGAATCGGACGGCGAGTTCGTGTCCAAGGTGGACGACGATTGCCTGGTTCCCGTGAACTGGCTCGAGGTGCTCCGCAAGGCCCACGAAGACGAGCCAAGACTCGGAGCGATCGGTTGCTGGAGGTTCATGCCGGAGGACTTCCGCCCCGAGCTTGCCCAGAAGAAGATCAGGGAGTTTCGCGGCACGCACAAGATCCTGGTGCACCCATGGGTGGAGGGAAGCGGTTTTCTGCTGAAGCGTGATTGCGTGCGAAGGATCGGTCTTCTACGCGAGAAGGAATCGGGGATCACCGGCTACCTCACGCGCGTCGCCCTCGCGGGCTGGACGAACGGGTGGTACTACCCATTCCTCTGGCAGGAACACATGGACGACCCGCGGGCACCGCACACCCTCATCCGGACCGATGACGACCTGCAGAAGTTCCTGCCCCTGTCTGCCCGGAACTTTGGTGCAACCACGGTGCAGGCCTGGGATGCCCGGTTGCGCCGGTCGGCCGAAGAGCTTCAGAGGCTGCCATCAAGTCCCCGATACTACGCCCCGTGGCGGGCAGCTCTGCGACGTCGCGTGCGACGCGTCCTCCCTTCATCCAACAGGACGAAATAG
- a CDS encoding Coenzyme F420 hydrogenase/dehydrogenase, beta subunit C-terminal domain produces the protein MGDAVEFGRRPFLVEGAAEETGDALRVCPGASLQHSFGAGDAELVHELTDAWGPVYEVWEGFASDAEIRHAGSSGGAATALALYAIERGGMGGVLHTATRRDKAYLNETVYSTERTSLLEHTGSRYAPASPCDSLHRIEDAEKPSVFIGKPCDAAAVQRARSLRPMLDQNLGLVIAFFCAGAPSTRGTLELLKNVGVDDPETVTSLRYRGKGWPGMWTVTWTDSEGRECTEQRTYAESWDFLQRYRQWRCYICPDHTGEFADVAVGDPWYRPVQPGEPGKSLIIARTSRGRDIVHAAAAAGYITLETNDPTLLPRSQPNLLKTRGGLWARLLVLRAMGAAVPRYRGFELFRYWWSELSGLSKLRSFTGTAKRVIRKHLRHPIEITEDRDSGTP, from the coding sequence ATGGGCGACGCGGTCGAGTTCGGGCGCAGGCCCTTCCTGGTCGAGGGAGCGGCCGAGGAAACCGGCGACGCGCTGCGCGTGTGCCCGGGGGCCAGCCTGCAACACTCGTTCGGCGCGGGCGACGCCGAGCTCGTCCACGAGCTGACCGACGCGTGGGGCCCGGTGTACGAGGTGTGGGAGGGCTTCGCCAGTGATGCCGAGATCCGACACGCGGGCTCCAGCGGCGGCGCGGCCACGGCCCTGGCGCTCTACGCGATCGAGCGGGGGGGAATGGGCGGCGTGCTGCACACCGCGACACGCAGGGACAAGGCTTATCTGAACGAGACGGTGTACAGCACGGAAAGAACTTCGCTCCTGGAACACACCGGTTCGCGGTACGCGCCGGCCAGCCCGTGCGACTCGCTGCACCGCATCGAGGATGCCGAGAAGCCAAGCGTCTTCATAGGCAAGCCGTGCGACGCCGCGGCGGTCCAGCGCGCACGCAGCCTCCGTCCGATGCTCGATCAGAATCTGGGCCTGGTCATAGCCTTCTTCTGCGCCGGAGCGCCCTCCACGAGGGGCACGCTCGAACTGCTCAAGAACGTAGGCGTGGACGATCCCGAGACGGTCACGTCTCTACGGTATAGGGGCAAGGGCTGGCCGGGAATGTGGACCGTGACGTGGACCGACAGCGAGGGCAGGGAGTGCACCGAGCAGCGGACCTACGCCGAGAGCTGGGACTTCCTGCAGCGATACCGGCAATGGCGCTGCTACATCTGCCCCGACCACACGGGCGAGTTTGCCGACGTGGCCGTAGGCGACCCCTGGTACCGCCCGGTGCAGCCCGGCGAACCGGGCAAGTCTCTCATCATTGCCAGGACCAGCCGCGGCCGCGACATCGTGCACGCGGCTGCCGCGGCCGGCTACATCACGCTGGAGACCAACGATCCGACGCTGCTGCCCCGATCGCAGCCCAACCTTCTGAAGACGCGAGGCGGCCTGTGGGCGCGGCTGCTGGTGCTGCGAGCCATGGGGGCGGCCGTGCCCCGCTACCGCGGCTTCGAGTTGTTTCGATATTGGTGGAGCGAGTTGAGCGGCCTCTCGAAGTTGAGATCCTTCACCGGCACCGCGAAGCGCGTGATTCGCAAGCACCTACGGCATCCTATTGAGATCACCGAGGATCGCGACTCCGGAACACCATGA
- a CDS encoding glycosyltransferase family 2 protein — MNPLCSILIISYNTREMTLACVRSVFEQAETDAFEVIVLDNASNDGSDEALADEFGDRIRLIESSENVGFAGGNNEAARHARGEYLLLLNPDTVVLDHAIDRLLDFANAHPDARIWGCRTVYADGSLNPGSCWGRQTLWSLLSRVVGLTTLFPRSRVLNPEAIGGWDRRDTRSVDIVTGCCLLIKAEFWNALGGFNLDYFMYGEEADLCYRARRLGANPMITPTAQIVHHGGASETVRADKLKRLLAAKALLIRHHFRPAHRSLGLVLLACWPLSRWLAHRVAAFARPSSKLSAQVWRTVWVSRRTWIRGAFERA; from the coding sequence ATGAATCCACTGTGCTCCATCCTTATCATCAGCTACAACACCCGCGAGATGACGCTTGCGTGCGTGCGATCGGTGTTCGAGCAGGCGGAGACCGACGCATTCGAGGTGATCGTGCTCGACAACGCGTCGAATGACGGCTCGGACGAGGCGCTCGCCGACGAGTTCGGTGATCGCATCCGGCTGATCGAGTCGAGCGAGAATGTCGGATTTGCTGGTGGGAATAACGAGGCGGCCAGGCACGCCCGCGGCGAATACCTGCTCCTGCTCAACCCCGACACGGTGGTGCTCGACCACGCCATCGATCGGCTCCTCGACTTCGCCAACGCGCATCCGGACGCACGCATCTGGGGTTGCCGCACGGTGTATGCGGATGGTTCGCTGAATCCGGGATCGTGCTGGGGCCGGCAGACTCTGTGGAGCTTGCTGTCCCGCGTCGTCGGGCTCACCACATTGTTCCCGCGATCACGGGTGCTCAACCCCGAAGCCATCGGCGGGTGGGACCGGCGAGATACGCGTAGCGTCGATATCGTCACCGGGTGCTGCTTGCTCATCAAGGCGGAGTTCTGGAATGCGCTCGGCGGCTTCAATCTGGACTACTTCATGTACGGCGAGGAGGCCGACCTGTGCTATCGGGCGCGCAGGCTCGGGGCCAATCCCATGATCACGCCCACTGCCCAGATCGTGCACCACGGAGGCGCATCCGAAACCGTGCGGGCGGACAAGCTCAAGCGACTGCTCGCCGCAAAGGCCCTGCTGATCCGCCACCACTTTCGCCCCGCGCACCGATCCCTGGGACTCGTGCTGCTCGCCTGCTGGCCGCTATCACGCTGGCTTGCCCACCGCGTGGCCGCGTTCGCGCGGCCGTCATCGAAGCTCTCCGCACAGGTGTGGCGCACCGTCTGGGTTTCGCGAAGAACATGGATACGGGGCGCGTTCGAGCGTGCCTAG
- a CDS encoding polysaccharide deacetylase family protein yields MALIPRIVLYHDVCSDPGDAVRGLGVSTPVELFREHIEWFCEHYTPISLAQLRSGELDLIATRKRPPLLITFDDCYRSVPRVAGPILKKLGVPALFFVNSAPIVDRRPLLDNLLCLIAACRGLRTASSFVAPDSAPAETIGELVGARVSGLSYGSRQSLIDRLVGAAAIAEARAIMDSDVYCDLQDLAACKDYGIDLGNHTHSHPHMRCLDAADFDLEIGTPGKLVHTELSGYADAFSVPYGSREDATPAILDSLDRQGVRDVFLVHSVRNRAAPTAGAWYRTSLVRDPVSSLRKRIEWLPRIRQCRDAIRKGAHR; encoded by the coding sequence ATGGCGCTGATCCCACGGATTGTCCTCTACCACGACGTCTGCTCGGACCCCGGTGATGCGGTCCGGGGCCTCGGCGTCAGCACGCCCGTGGAGCTGTTCCGGGAACACATCGAGTGGTTCTGCGAGCACTACACGCCTATTTCGCTTGCCCAGCTCCGCTCCGGCGAACTCGATCTCATTGCAACCAGGAAACGCCCACCGCTCCTGATTACCTTCGATGACTGCTATCGGAGCGTCCCGCGTGTTGCCGGGCCGATCCTGAAGAAGCTCGGAGTTCCGGCATTGTTCTTCGTGAATAGCGCCCCAATCGTAGATCGGCGTCCGCTGCTCGATAACTTGCTGTGCTTGATCGCGGCATGCCGAGGCCTGCGGACGGCGTCATCGTTCGTGGCGCCGGATTCCGCGCCCGCCGAGACCATCGGCGAATTAGTCGGGGCAAGGGTGTCGGGCCTCTCCTACGGATCTCGGCAGTCGCTGATCGATCGATTGGTGGGTGCCGCCGCGATCGCCGAAGCACGGGCCATCATGGACTCGGACGTCTATTGCGACCTCCAAGACCTCGCCGCGTGCAAGGATTACGGGATCGATCTTGGCAACCACACGCACAGCCACCCCCACATGCGATGTCTCGATGCCGCGGACTTCGACCTCGAAATAGGGACGCCGGGAAAACTGGTGCATACGGAGCTATCGGGATACGCCGACGCGTTCAGCGTCCCGTATGGCTCCCGCGAGGACGCCACGCCCGCCATCCTTGATTCCCTGGATAGGCAGGGCGTACGCGATGTCTTCCTCGTGCATTCGGTGCGCAATCGCGCCGCGCCCACGGCGGGTGCGTGGTACCGCACGAGCCTGGTCCGTGATCCCGTCTCAAGCCTGAGGAAGCGGATCGAGTGGCTTCCCAGGATTCGGCAGTGCCGCGATGCCATCCGAAAGGGCGCGCACCGATGA